From the genome of Oxyura jamaicensis isolate SHBP4307 breed ruddy duck chromosome 2, BPBGC_Ojam_1.0, whole genome shotgun sequence, one region includes:
- the FZD6 gene encoding frizzled-6: MGALGVAVTCASLLALVRGHSLFTCEPITISRCSRMPYNMTFFPNIMGHYDQDTAALQMEPFLTLMNLHCSPDVHTFLCKAFVPACLEQVHVIHPCRNLCEKVYSDCKPLIDTFGIAWPEELECNRLVNCDETAPATAPVTTNAHGTQKTPGQTRRDYGFWCPRHLHTSNGQGYKFLGIDQCAPPCPNMYFKNYELDVAKSFIGIVSIFCLCATLFTFLTFLIDVKRFRYPERPIIYYSVCYSIVSLMYFIGFLLGNRTACNKADDKLEIGETVVLGSQNKACTVLFMVLYFFTMAGTIWWVILTITWFLAAGRKWSCEAIAQKAMWFHAVAWGIPGFLTIMLLAMNKVEGDNISGVCFVGLYDVDASLYFVLLPLCLCVFFGLSLLLAGIISLNHVRQVIQHDGRNQEKLKKFMIRIGVFSGLYLVPLVALLGCYVYELVNRKTWETTWVFDHCDQYHIPCPYQAKALARPEIFLFLMKYLLTLIVGISPVFWVGSKKTCSEWANFFNRNRKRDPIRESRRVLQESCEFFLRHNSKVKHKKKHYKSSSHRLKVISKSMGTSTGGTTNHGTSAVAITNHDYLSQETVAEIKTSPETSEKEADGTSAQKVEEGENSGNQMLCGSKLTVDQVEKRNKADSTCDMSSLSGSVKRIGEGRVTPKNDFIESPALQRSSSQIPDVSQSGSISLLVYSASDTRKELDSGTSSNP, translated from the exons ATGGGAGCGCTCGGGGTCGCCGTGACTTGCGCCTCGCTCCTGGCGCTGGTGCGAGGGCACAGCTTGTTCACGTGCGAGCCCATTACCATCTCCAGGTGTTCAAGAATGCCTTACAAtatgacttttttccccaatatCATGGGGCACTACGATCAGGACACTGCTGCTCTCCAAATGGAG ccTTTTCTTACTCTTATGAATCTCCACTGTTCACCAGACGTCCACACATttctgtgcaaagcatttgttcctgcctgcctggagcaagTTCATGTGATCCATCCTTGCCGAAACCTCTGTGAGAAAGTGTATTCTGACTGCAAGCCGTTGATTGACACTTTTGGAATTGCATGGCCTGAAGAGCTGGAATGTAACAG ACTAGTCAATTGTGACGAGACTGCTCCCGCCACTGCTCCTGTAACCACAAACGCACATGGAACTCAGAAGACCCCAGGACAGACGCGAAGGGATTATGGATTCTGGTGTCCCCGACACCTGCACACTTCCAATGGACAAGGCTACAAGTTTCTAGGCATCGATCAGTGTGCACCCCCATGTCCCAACATGTACTTCAAAAATTACGAATTGGATGTTGCAAAAAGCTTCATTGGAATAGTTtcaatattttgtctttgtgctACGCTCTTCACATTCCTGACTTTTCTGATTGATGTTAAAAGGTTTAGGTACCCGGAGAGGCCAATCATTTATTACTCGGTCTGTTACAGCATAGTGTCTCTAATGTACTTCATTGGATTTCTCCTTGGGAATAGAACTGCCTGTAACAAGGCAGACGATAAGCTAGAAATTGGGGAAACAGTTGTTCTTGGCTCCCAAAACAAAGCCTGTACCGTCCTTTTCATGGTTTTGTACTTCTTCACTATGGCAGGAACCATTTGGTGGGTGATTCTTACCATCACCTGGTTCCTcgcagcaggaagaaaatggagCTGTGAAGCTATCGCACAGAAGGCTATGTGGTTCCACGCAGTTGCGTGGGGAATACCCGGCTTTCTAACCATTATGCTTCTTGCCATGAACAAAGTCGAAGGGGACAATATCAGTGGAGTTTGCTTTGTGGGCCTCTACGATGTGGATGCCTCTCTGTACTTTGTGCTTTTGCCGTTatgcctttgtgtttttttcggtctctctcttcttttagcTGGTATTATCTCTTTAAATCATGTGCGGCAAGTCATCCAGCATGATGGCAGAAACCAAGAGAAGCTAAAGAAATTCATGATTCGAATTGGAGTTTTTAGTGGCTTGTACTTGGTGCCACTTGTGGCACTTCTCGGGTGCTATGTCTACGAACTGGTGAACCGGAAGACCTGGGAAACGACCTGGGTGTTTGACCACTGTGACCAGTACCACATTCCTTGTCCTTATCAG GCAAAGGCACTAGCAagaccagaaatatttttgtttctgatgaaaTACTTGCTGACACTAATTGTTGGCATATCTCCAGTCTTCTGGGTGGGAAGTAAAAAGACCTGTTCGGAATGGGCCAACTTCTTCAACAGAAACCGCAAAAGAGA tCCAATCAGGGAGAGTCGAAGAGTGCTGCAAGAATCGTGCGAATTTTTCTTGAGGCACAATTCCAAAGTtaaacacaaaaagaagcaCTACAAATCGAGTTCGCACAGGTTGAAAGTAATTTCGAAGTCCATGGGGACTAGCACGGGTGGCACAACAAATCATGGAACTTCTGCAGTAGCAATCACTAATCACGATTACTTAAGCCAAGAAACTGTTGCAGAAATCAAAACGTCTCCAGAGACATCTGAGAAAGAGGCAGATGGAACATCAGCCCAAAAAGTCGAGGAAGGCGAAAACAGTGGAAATCAAATGTTATGTGGTTCTAAACTGACCGTGGAtcaggtggaaaaaagaaacaaagcagataGCACATGTGATATGAGTAGCTTGTCTGGGAGTGTGAAGAGAATAGGTGAAGGAAG AGTAACTcctaaaaatgattttattgaaTCTCCTGCATTACAAAGGAGCAGTTCCCAGATACCTGATGTCTCACAGTCAGGCTCCATATCACTACTTGTCTACTCGGCTTCAGACACCAGAAAAGAGTTGGATTCAGGAACCAGTTCAAACCCTtga
- the CTHRC1 gene encoding collagen triple helix repeat-containing protein 1, translating into MLRAPLLLLALLLGSGPPPGGSEPPRGKQKALRQREVAADTYNGVCLQGPSGVPGRDGNPGTNGIPGTPGIPGRDGLKGEKGECMRESVEESWTPNFKQCSWSALNYGIDLGKIAECTFTKMRSNSALRVLFSGSLRLKCKNACCQRWYFTFNGAECAGPLPIEAIIYLDQGSPELNSTINIHRTSSVEGLCEGINAGLVDIAIWVGTCADYPRGDASTGWNSVSRIIIEELPK; encoded by the exons ATGCTCCGCGccccgctgctgctcctggcgctgctgctgggctcggGCCCCCCGCCCGGCGGCTCCGAGCCCCCCCGGGGCAAGCAGAAGGCGCTGCGGCAGCGGGAGGTGGCGGCCGACACG tacaaTGGTGTGTGCTTACAAGGCCCCAGCGGTGTTCCTGGACGGGATGGAAACCCAGGAACCAACGGGATCCCTGGGACGCCGGGAATCCCAGGACGGGACGGGctgaagggggaaaagggagagtGCATGCGGGAGAGCGTCGAGGAGTCCTGGACACCCAACTTCAAGCAGTGTTCGTGGAGTGCACTTAATTACGGCATAGATCTTGGGAAAATTGCA GAATGTACGTTTACAAAGATGCGCTCAAACAGCGCGCTCCGAGTCCTCTTCAGCGGATCGCTTCggctaaaatgcaaaaatgccTGTTGTCAGCGCTGGTACTTCACTTTCAATGGAGCGGAATGTGCTGGGCCACTTCCTATTGAAGCCATAATATATTTAGATCAAGGAAGTCCAGAACTGAATTCCACTATTAATATACACCGAACTTCTTCAG TGGAAGGTTTGTGTGAGGGGATCAACGCCGGCTTGGTGGACATTGCCATCTGGGTCGGGACTTGCGCCGATTATCCAAGGGGAGATGCTTCTACTGGATGGAATTCAGTCTCCCGTATCATCATTGAAGAACTGCCAAAATAA